In a single window of the Anaerocolumna cellulosilytica genome:
- a CDS encoding ABC transporter permease: MPKHIMQKTTGAEVSQPQNFSTKKIWTKPFIAAVIVVLILGVISLFTGVYDIKGQKDGWDMFFITRVPRTAALMLTGAAMSMSGLVTQLITQNRLVEPTTTGTIEWAGLGLIFVYLVFPAPTLVLRMTGAIIFSFIGTMIFFLFLRKVKLRSSLIVPIIGMMLGAVISSISTFVGLAFQMTQNIETWFVGSFAPVQIGRYEYLWLIVIVNIVIFIYADRLTLAGLGEDVATSLGVNYNKIVILGTGLISITVGIVAAVIGNLPFLGLIVPNIVSMYRGDDLKTNLPWVCVLGTGAITLCDIISRTIIMPFEVPVSLILGSVGAVTFIVILLKQRKLK, from the coding sequence ATGCCTAAACATATAATGCAAAAAACCACAGGGGCTGAGGTTTCTCAGCCCCAAAACTTTAGTACCAAAAAAATATGGACAAAGCCTTTTATAGCAGCAGTTATTGTTGTTTTAATTTTAGGTGTTATTTCGTTGTTTACCGGAGTGTATGATATAAAAGGGCAAAAAGATGGATGGGATATGTTTTTCATAACTCGAGTTCCAAGAACAGCAGCACTCATGCTTACCGGTGCGGCAATGTCAATGTCAGGACTAGTAACCCAGCTTATTACCCAGAATCGTTTAGTAGAACCTACTACAACAGGAACAATTGAATGGGCCGGTCTGGGGCTTATTTTTGTTTATTTGGTATTTCCTGCCCCGACTTTAGTACTTAGAATGACTGGCGCAATTATTTTTTCTTTTATAGGTACTATGATTTTCTTTTTGTTTTTAAGAAAAGTTAAACTTCGCTCGTCCTTAATTGTACCGATTATAGGAATGATGCTAGGAGCAGTAATATCCTCAATATCCACTTTTGTCGGGCTTGCTTTCCAAATGACGCAAAATATTGAAACTTGGTTTGTAGGTTCTTTCGCACCTGTTCAAATTGGACGATATGAGTATTTATGGCTTATTGTAATCGTTAACATTGTAATATTTATCTATGCGGATAGATTAACGTTAGCCGGCTTAGGTGAAGATGTCGCTACGAGCCTTGGAGTAAATTATAATAAGATTGTAATATTGGGCACTGGTCTTATTTCAATTACAGTTGGTATTGTTGCAGCTGTTATTGGAAACTTGCCTTTTTTAGGCTTAATCGTACCGAATATTGTTTCAATGTATCGAGGCGACGATCTTAAGACCAACCTACCATGGGTATGTGTACTAGGAACCGGAGCTATTACTCTTTGCGACATTATTTCCCGAACAATTATAATGCCTTTTGAAGTTCCCGTTTCTTTGATTCTTGGATCGGTGGGAGCAGTTACCTTTATAGTTATCTTATTAAAACAAAGGAAGTTAAAATGA
- a CDS encoding iron chelate uptake ABC transporter family permease subunit, whose product MSEFIYSNKNREEININRHKKSRSAKAFRSKKEERRYWILLITLVVLGALATYGLLIYNNPVPVDSPSFIPVVKRRLVAIVAMLIAVICQSLATVAFQTSTNNRIITPSLLGFEALYSTIHTSTMFFLGARVFIKFSGVGSFLFQVIIMVLMCLILYGWLLSGKYGNLQLMLLVGVIIGTGLRSVSSFMRRLLAPSEFDVLQARLFGSVNNADASYFPIAIPIVIIAAVLVLAYSKKLNVLSLGKSVSTSLGVDHPSGVIYTLILVSVLMSISTSLVGPLTFFGFLVAALTYQAAPTYDHRYIFPMALAIGFLILTGAYFFMYHVFRAQGVVSVIIEMFGGITFLIVMLRKGTL is encoded by the coding sequence ATGAGTGAATTTATATATAGTAACAAGAACCGTGAGGAAATTAATATCAACCGTCATAAAAAGAGCAGGTCGGCCAAAGCTTTTCGTTCTAAGAAAGAGGAGAGACGTTATTGGATATTGCTGATAACATTGGTTGTTTTAGGTGCTCTTGCCACCTACGGACTTTTGATTTATAACAATCCGGTTCCGGTAGATTCTCCTTCTTTTATACCAGTCGTTAAAAGAAGACTGGTGGCTATAGTTGCAATGCTTATAGCTGTCATTTGTCAGAGTCTGGCTACGGTTGCTTTTCAGACTAGCACCAATAATAGGATTATAACACCTTCACTTTTAGGGTTTGAAGCACTTTATTCTACTATCCATACTAGCACCATGTTTTTTTTGGGTGCTAGGGTATTTATAAAATTCAGTGGTGTCGGGTCATTTCTATTTCAAGTGATTATTATGGTTTTGATGTGTTTGATACTTTATGGATGGCTGCTTTCCGGAAAGTATGGAAACCTACAACTTATGCTTTTGGTTGGGGTTATCATCGGAACCGGTCTAAGGTCTGTGTCGTCTTTTATGAGAAGGTTATTAGCACCATCCGAATTTGATGTGTTACAAGCAAGACTATTTGGCTCTGTCAATAATGCAGATGCTTCGTACTTTCCTATTGCAATTCCCATTGTAATAATTGCGGCAGTACTTGTCCTTGCTTATTCTAAAAAACTAAATGTATTGTCACTTGGAAAAAGTGTAAGTACTTCTTTGGGAGTTGATCATCCATCTGGTGTAATATATACACTTATTTTAGTATCTGTTTTGATGTCTATTTCAACCTCTTTGGTTGGGCCACTTACTTTCTTTGGATTCTTAGTTGCAGCTCTGACTTATCAAGCAGCACCAACGTATGATCATAGATATATTTTTCCAATGGCTCTTGCGATAGGATTTTTGATACTAACTGGAGCATACTTTTTTATGTATCATGTATTTAGGGCCCAAGGTGTGGTTTCCGTTATTATTGAAATGTTTGGAGGAATAACATTTCTGATTGTAATGTTAAGGAAGGGAACTTTATGA
- a CDS encoding iron ABC transporter ATP-binding protein, whose protein sequence is MIKIVNARKLYSDEVKIGPLNIEIPKAGLTSLIGPNGAGKSTALLMIGRLLNMDEGQIKVANLDVSESKSEDLAKILTILRQENHFVTRLTVRQLAGFGRFPYSKGRLTKEDEEIISKYIDFLDLTDLENRYLDELSGGQRQRAYVAMVLCQETEYVLLDEPLNNLDVARSVQMMEHLKHAANEFGRTILTVIHDINFAAKYSDRICAMKNGEIAAFGTVGDIMKPELLTDIFETKIEIMNGPYGPIAIY, encoded by the coding sequence ATGATAAAGATTGTTAATGCTAGAAAATTATATTCAGATGAGGTGAAAATAGGTCCTCTAAATATTGAAATACCAAAAGCCGGTCTTACTTCTTTAATTGGACCAAATGGAGCAGGAAAATCTACGGCACTTTTGATGATTGGAAGACTTTTGAATATGGACGAAGGCCAAATTAAGGTAGCTAATTTGGATGTTTCTGAATCTAAATCAGAAGATTTAGCTAAAATTTTGACTATTTTACGTCAGGAGAACCATTTTGTAACGAGACTCACGGTTAGGCAGCTTGCCGGATTTGGGCGTTTTCCATATTCAAAAGGCAGATTAACAAAAGAGGATGAGGAAATTATTTCTAAATATATCGATTTTTTAGACCTTACTGACTTAGAAAACAGATATCTAGATGAGCTTTCCGGTGGTCAGAGGCAAAGAGCATATGTAGCAATGGTTTTGTGCCAGGAGACAGAATATGTACTTTTAGATGAACCTCTAAACAATCTCGATGTTGCCAGGTCTGTTCAAATGATGGAGCATTTAAAGCATGCTGCTAATGAATTCGGAAGAACCATTCTGACTGTTATCCATGATATAAATTTTGCAGCCAAATATTCTGATAGAATCTGTGCTATGAAAAACGGAGAAATCGCTGCGTTTGGAACGGTAGGAGATATTATGAAACCGGAACTTTTGACTGATATTTTTGAAACAAAAATAGAAATTATGAATGGACCGTATGGGCCAATAGCGATTTATTGA
- a CDS encoding NADH-dependent [FeFe] hydrogenase, group A6 has protein sequence METINIKINGVDIAAPAGSTILEAARTAHIDIPTLCYLKEINEIGACRICVVEVKGARSLVASCVFPINEGMEVWTNTPKVLASRRRTLELILSDHDRKCLSCVRSGNCELQKLCKDLKVEDEGVYDGEANEYEIDYSAAHMYRDNNKCILCRRCSAVCEKVQAIGVIGPNERGFKTTIASPFNMGLGDTSCVSCGQCIAVCPTGALSEKDHTDAVFAAIADPTKHVVVQTAPSVRAGLGEEFGLPIGTNVEGKMVSALRRLGFDRVFDTDFAADLTIMEEAHEFLDRVQNGGVLPLITSCSPGWVKYCEHYFPDMTENLSSCKSPQQMFGATIKTYYADKMGLDPKDIVSVSVMPCTAKKFEVGREDQDAAGVADVDITITVREFARMIERTGINFLSLPDEEFDSPLGISTGAGVIFGATGGVMEAALRTAVETLTGEELKSLDFTEVRGVEGIKEAIYNVAGMDIKVAVASGLKNAKELLTKVKNGEAEYHFIEIMGCPGGCVNGGGMPQVPAGIRNFNDIRSLRAKVLYDLDSSMPYRKSHDNPAIKELYNTYLEKPGSHKAHEILHTTYVKRSVN, from the coding sequence ATGGAAACCATAAATATTAAAATAAACGGTGTAGACATAGCTGCACCCGCAGGCTCCACCATCTTAGAAGCTGCCAGAACGGCTCATATTGACATTCCAACGCTTTGCTACTTAAAAGAAATCAATGAAATCGGTGCTTGCCGTATCTGCGTTGTAGAAGTAAAAGGTGCCAGAAGTCTTGTAGCTTCCTGCGTGTTCCCAATCAATGAAGGTATGGAAGTATGGACAAATACCCCCAAGGTATTGGCTTCCAGAAGAAGAACCCTGGAATTAATCCTATCAGACCATGACAGGAAATGTCTCTCCTGTGTCAGAAGTGGTAATTGTGAGCTTCAAAAGCTATGTAAAGACCTTAAGGTCGAGGATGAAGGTGTTTATGACGGCGAGGCTAATGAATATGAGATAGACTATTCTGCTGCTCATATGTACCGTGACAATAACAAATGTATTCTTTGCAGACGCTGCTCCGCTGTCTGTGAAAAGGTTCAGGCGATAGGAGTTATTGGTCCTAATGAACGCGGTTTTAAGACTACCATCGCTTCTCCTTTTAATATGGGACTTGGAGATACTAGCTGCGTATCCTGCGGACAATGTATCGCCGTATGTCCAACTGGTGCCTTATCAGAAAAAGACCATACAGATGCTGTATTTGCTGCTATTGCAGATCCGACTAAACACGTCGTAGTCCAGACCGCTCCTTCCGTGCGTGCAGGGTTAGGAGAAGAATTCGGTCTACCGATCGGAACCAATGTAGAAGGTAAAATGGTATCCGCACTTCGCCGCTTAGGCTTTGATAGGGTATTCGACACAGATTTTGCCGCAGACTTAACTATTATGGAGGAGGCTCATGAGTTCTTAGACCGTGTACAAAATGGCGGTGTACTGCCTTTAATTACCTCCTGCTCACCCGGGTGGGTTAAATACTGTGAACACTACTTCCCGGATATGACAGAGAATCTGTCTAGCTGTAAGTCTCCCCAACAGATGTTTGGTGCTACAATTAAAACCTACTATGCAGATAAGATGGGCCTTGATCCAAAAGACATTGTCTCTGTAAGTGTTATGCCATGTACTGCTAAAAAGTTCGAAGTTGGAAGGGAAGATCAGGATGCAGCGGGAGTAGCCGATGTTGATATTACTATAACGGTCAGAGAATTTGCCAGAATGATTGAACGTACCGGCATTAACTTCTTATCCTTACCGGATGAAGAATTTGATTCACCACTTGGAATTTCTACCGGTGCAGGTGTTATCTTTGGTGCAACCGGCGGTGTTATGGAAGCAGCGCTTCGTACTGCGGTTGAAACCTTAACCGGTGAAGAGTTAAAAAGCCTTGATTTTACAGAGGTAAGAGGCGTAGAGGGTATTAAAGAAGCAATCTATAACGTAGCAGGTATGGATATTAAAGTGGCAGTTGCCTCCGGTCTAAAAAATGCAAAAGAGCTTTTAACAAAAGTAAAGAACGGCGAAGCAGAGTACCACTTTATCGAAATCATGGGTTGTCCCGGTGGCTGTGTAAACGGCGGCGGTATGCCACAGGTTCCAGCGGGTATTCGAAACTTTAATGACATTCGGTCGCTTCGTGCAAAAGTATTATACGACCTGGATTCATCCATGCCCTATCGGAAATCCCATGATAATCCAGCTATAAAGGAATTATACAATACCTATTTAGAAAAACCAGGAAGTCATAAGGCACATGAAATTCTTCATACTACTTATGTAAAGCGAAGTGTAAACTAA
- a CDS encoding NADH-quinone oxidoreductase subunit NuoF: MFRSHVLVCGGTGCTSSGSTKIIETLQTEIDKNGLEKEVSVVQTGCHGLCALGPIMIVYPDAAFYSMVKPEDIPEIVTEHLLKGRPVTRLLYTETVTDNGIKSLNETDFYKKQHRIALRNCGVINPEKIEEYIGTHGYEALGKVLTECTPDQVIQTLLDSGLRGRGGGGFPTGLKWKLAKANDADQKYVCCNADEGDPGAFMDRSVLEGDPHVVLEAMAIAGYAIGASQGYIYVRAEYPIAVERLEIAIAQAREYGMLGKNIFGTGFDFDIGLRLGAGAFVCGEETALMTSIEGNRGEPRPRPPFPAQKGLFGKPTILNNVETYANIPQIILNGPEWFAAMGTEKSKGTKVFALGGKIKNTGLVEIPMGTTLREVVEQIGGGIPDGKKFKAAQTGGPSGGCIPEEHFDIPIDYDNLIGIGSMMGSGGLIVMDEDNCMVDIAKFFLEFTVDESCGKCTPCRIGTKRMYEMLDKITKGQGTLEDLDKLEELCYHIKENSLCGLGQTAPNPVLSTLRYFKDEYISHVVDKKCPAGVCKALLSYVIEADKCKGCTLCARTCPNGAIEGKVKEVHFIIQDKCIKCGACMEKCRFGAIFKK; the protein is encoded by the coding sequence ATGTTTCGTTCACATGTATTAGTTTGTGGTGGTACCGGATGCACCTCCTCCGGAAGCACTAAAATCATTGAAACCTTACAGACAGAAATTGATAAAAATGGTCTGGAAAAAGAAGTTTCTGTTGTTCAAACCGGCTGTCACGGACTTTGTGCCTTAGGTCCCATTATGATTGTATATCCGGATGCTGCCTTTTACTCTATGGTAAAGCCAGAGGATATTCCCGAAATCGTAACAGAGCATTTATTAAAAGGAAGACCGGTAACCAGACTCTTATATACTGAAACTGTAACTGACAATGGAATTAAGTCCCTTAATGAAACAGATTTTTATAAAAAACAGCATCGAATTGCACTGCGTAACTGCGGTGTTATTAATCCGGAAAAGATTGAAGAATACATTGGAACCCACGGCTATGAAGCGTTAGGAAAGGTATTAACCGAATGTACACCCGATCAGGTCATTCAGACGCTTTTAGACAGTGGACTTCGCGGCCGTGGCGGCGGCGGTTTCCCAACCGGTCTGAAATGGAAGCTTGCAAAAGCAAATGATGCTGACCAGAAATATGTTTGCTGTAATGCCGATGAAGGAGACCCAGGCGCTTTCATGGATCGTTCTGTACTCGAGGGCGACCCTCATGTAGTATTAGAAGCTATGGCAATTGCCGGCTATGCTATTGGTGCTTCCCAAGGCTATATCTATGTTCGTGCAGAATACCCGATTGCTGTTGAGCGTCTGGAAATTGCCATTGCTCAGGCAAGAGAATATGGCATGCTAGGTAAAAATATCTTTGGCACAGGCTTTGATTTTGACATCGGCTTAAGACTTGGTGCAGGAGCCTTTGTATGCGGTGAAGAAACTGCCCTTATGACTTCCATTGAAGGCAACCGAGGGGAACCTCGTCCAAGACCTCCCTTTCCTGCCCAAAAAGGGTTATTCGGAAAGCCTACTATTTTAAATAACGTAGAAACCTACGCTAATATTCCCCAGATTATATTAAACGGCCCCGAATGGTTTGCCGCTATGGGTACGGAAAAATCAAAAGGTACTAAAGTATTCGCCCTCGGCGGTAAGATTAAGAATACAGGCCTTGTGGAGATTCCTATGGGAACTACACTTCGAGAAGTTGTAGAACAAATCGGCGGTGGTATTCCAGACGGCAAGAAGTTCAAAGCTGCCCAGACCGGCGGTCCTTCCGGCGGATGTATTCCCGAAGAACATTTTGATATCCCCATTGATTATGATAACTTAATCGGTATCGGCTCCATGATGGGTTCCGGGGGTCTAATTGTAATGGATGAAGATAACTGTATGGTTGATATTGCGAAGTTCTTCTTAGAGTTTACCGTAGATGAGTCCTGCGGAAAATGTACCCCCTGCCGTATCGGTACTAAGCGTATGTATGAAATGCTTGACAAGATTACAAAAGGTCAGGGAACCTTGGAAGACCTTGATAAATTGGAAGAGCTTTGCTACCACATAAAAGAAAATTCCCTATGCGGCCTTGGCCAAACTGCTCCAAATCCTGTATTATCTACTTTACGCTATTTTAAGGACGAATATATCTCACATGTAGTGGATAAAAAATGTCCCGCAGGAGTATGTAAAGCCTTATTGTCCTATGTCATTGAAGCTGATAAATGTAAAGGCTGTACCTTATGTGCAAGAACCTGTCCAAATGGTGCTATTGAAGGGAAAGTTAAGGAAGTACATTTTATCATACAGGATAAGTGTATTAAATGCGGTGCTTGTATGGAAAAATGCCGTTTTGGTGCTATTTTTAAAAAATAA
- a CDS encoding (2Fe-2S) ferredoxin domain-containing protein, with protein MKTLEELREIREKMQSQVGLRFESSDQTKVVVGMATCGIASGARPVLTALSDAVQEKSLSNIAVLQTGCIGLCQYEPIVEVFEPNKDKVTYVKMTPEKALEIVEQHLIRGQVVSQYTISSEGRI; from the coding sequence ATGAAGACTCTAGAGGAATTAAGAGAGATTAGAGAAAAGATGCAAAGTCAGGTGGGCTTACGCTTTGAATCCTCTGACCAAACCAAAGTTGTAGTGGGAATGGCAACCTGCGGCATTGCAAGTGGAGCCAGACCGGTCCTTACTGCCCTTTCTGATGCAGTACAGGAAAAATCCCTTTCTAATATAGCGGTATTGCAAACCGGCTGTATTGGTTTATGCCAGTACGAGCCTATCGTTGAAGTATTTGAACCAAATAAAGATAAAGTAACATATGTGAAGATGACTCCCGAAAAAGCTTTGGAGATAGTGGAGCAGCACTTAATCCGCGGTCAGGTTGTCAGCCAATACACAATCAGCTCTGAAGGGAGGATTTAA
- a CDS encoding ATP-binding protein gives MMTEISLHVLDAAQNSLRAGADFIQITVRIDTRAETLTLSITDNGCGMTAVELRKAEDPFYTTRTTRTVGLGIPFLKQAALLTGGHLHIASKPGGGTTLMAVFKLNHIDRMPLGDMALVICSLVICHTTVDFLYCYHVDNKGFTLDTREFREILKDIPFYSPEVSTYIKEYFVENQAETDGGIVF, from the coding sequence ATGATGACAGAAATTTCTCTTCATGTATTAGATGCAGCGCAAAATTCCCTAAGAGCCGGAGCTGACTTTATTCAGATTACAGTCAGAATAGATACAAGAGCAGAGACTCTTACTCTATCTATAACCGACAATGGGTGCGGAATGACGGCTGTAGAGCTTAGAAAAGCTGAAGACCCTTTTTATACCACACGAACCACAAGAACCGTGGGGTTAGGGATTCCCTTTTTAAAGCAGGCGGCACTCTTAACCGGCGGACATTTACATATTGCTTCAAAACCGGGTGGGGGAACTACCCTTATGGCTGTATTTAAATTAAATCATATTGACCGTATGCCTTTAGGCGATATGGCTTTAGTTATATGCTCCTTGGTTATCTGTCATACAACGGTAGATTTTTTGTACTGTTACCATGTTGATAACAAAGGCTTTACCTTAGATACCAGAGAATTTCGTGAAATCCTTAAGGATATACCTTTTTATAGTCCTGAAGTTTCAACCTATATAAAAGAATATTTCGTTGAGAATCAAGCTGAAACAGACGGAGGAATCGTATTCTAA
- a CDS encoding NADH-quinone oxidoreductase subunit NuoE family protein produces MGSQKKTVPFAGSKEQEAQLLKVIQKYKDDDGALMPILQEAQNIYGYLPVEVQTIISNEMDIPLEKVYGVVTFYSQFSLNPKGKYKISVCLGTACYVKGSGDIYNKLMELLHVEGGECTPDGKFSLDACRCIGACGLAPVLTINEDVYGRLTVDEIKDILAKYE; encoded by the coding sequence ATGGGTTCCCAGAAAAAAACAGTCCCTTTTGCCGGCTCTAAAGAGCAAGAAGCACAACTTCTTAAAGTCATTCAGAAATACAAAGATGACGACGGCGCTTTGATGCCTATTCTCCAGGAAGCACAAAATATCTATGGATATCTTCCTGTCGAGGTACAAACTATCATTTCCAATGAAATGGATATTCCCTTGGAAAAAGTCTATGGAGTTGTAACATTTTACTCTCAATTTTCACTGAATCCCAAAGGTAAATACAAGATTTCCGTATGTCTTGGTACTGCCTGTTATGTAAAGGGCTCCGGTGATATCTACAATAAACTAATGGAGCTGCTTCATGTTGAAGGCGGAGAATGCACACCTGATGGTAAATTTTCTCTTGATGCCTGTCGTTGTATCGGCGCATGCGGCTTAGCTCCCGTGTTAACCATTAATGAAGATGTATACGGCAGGTTAACCGTAGATGAAATCAAAGATATCCTTGCAAAATATGAATAA
- a CDS encoding DRTGG domain-containing protein, which yields MSLQELLNKKLFKVINTGSCLETVLTKPFCCDLLSSAMSKAPAGGVWITVIANMNTLAVASLTKVACIILAEGVTPDSQTLKKAREQQITVLASEQPIFETSLLIYELIQNDYKRSL from the coding sequence ATGAGTTTACAGGAATTACTGAATAAGAAGTTATTCAAAGTAATCAATACCGGCAGTTGTTTGGAAACCGTATTAACCAAACCTTTTTGTTGTGATTTACTAAGCAGTGCCATGAGTAAAGCACCGGCTGGAGGGGTATGGATTACAGTCATAGCCAATATGAATACGTTAGCAGTAGCCTCTCTTACGAAGGTGGCATGTATTATTCTGGCAGAGGGCGTTACACCGGACAGTCAGACACTAAAAAAAGCCCGTGAGCAGCAGATTACAGTACTGGCTTCCGAGCAGCCTATTTTTGAGACTTCTCTTTTGATATATGAACTTATACAGAAT